A single genomic interval of Streptomyces sp. 1222.5 harbors:
- a CDS encoding thioesterase II family protein, with amino-acid sequence MNVRVVCLPYAGGSAHAYRPWSAHMPRACELIAPELPGHGRRIAEAPHAGVARVVEDVLPRLGDPTAPMILFGHSMGGLLAHEVCHRLCELGTPPKALVISAMGPGELLDAHANHALADDPDALLDHVARLGATPDEVLAQPQMRALVLRPLRADMRLLAEAGTAPTRPVTVPLYALAGEQDVVHPPSHVAAWQHHARHWEGLRLFTGGHFFPWQDDAVPRFLAGLARTALAEHAVAGEQAQGLSPLPRPS; translated from the coding sequence ATGAACGTCCGTGTCGTCTGCCTGCCTTACGCGGGCGGCTCCGCCCACGCCTACCGGCCCTGGTCCGCGCACATGCCTCGGGCCTGCGAGCTGATCGCACCGGAACTCCCGGGCCACGGCCGCAGAATCGCCGAGGCGCCCCACGCCGGCGTGGCACGCGTCGTCGAGGACGTCCTGCCGCGTCTCGGTGACCCCACCGCCCCGATGATCCTCTTCGGGCACAGCATGGGCGGACTCCTCGCCCACGAGGTGTGCCACAGACTCTGCGAGCTCGGCACACCTCCCAAGGCGCTGGTGATCTCCGCGATGGGGCCCGGCGAGCTGCTCGACGCACACGCCAACCACGCACTCGCCGACGACCCCGACGCACTCCTCGACCATGTGGCCCGACTGGGCGCGACACCCGACGAAGTGCTGGCCCAACCGCAGATGCGCGCCCTCGTCCTGCGCCCGCTCCGGGCCGACATGCGGCTGCTGGCCGAGGCCGGCACCGCACCGACCCGGCCGGTGACGGTCCCGCTGTACGCCCTGGCCGGCGAACAGGACGTCGTCCACCCGCCGAGCCACGTGGCCGCATGGCAGCACCACGCCCGCCACTGGGAGGGGCTGCGCCTGTTCACCGGCGGCCACTTCTTCCCCTGGCAGGACGACGCCGTGCCGCGGTTCCTCGCGGGCCTGGCGCGAACAGCGCTCGCCGAGCACGCCGTCGCGGGGGAGCAGGCCCAAGGCCTCTCGCCCCTGCCCCGCCCCTCCTGA
- a CDS encoding YhgE/Pip domain-containing protein, with product MRAKTLWQQPRTWIVVLIGSLLAGLCTVSYLGPASDPETRLHNLPLVLVSGDRGAPGPHGTVNMGADLSDAVTRAARKDGRVHWTVVRTRADAGHMLDSQEAYGALVVPSDFTRRTLALLGTGPSTRRPVLELVEPRGVSGVAASTTDRLMRLTVARASNRLGAQLKKKAAADARRGHTTTPATDAPGAAAGTPPPSTGTTDTAPPTGATGTPGPGAGHPGASGTAPVTRAGPVPAGLLALLDDPVGVRTAVRQPPSGPVGSAAGSLPLYIAIALLISGLVPATLLTMFVDAGLGYVPLEIGPRRIVQPLIRITRSSTFLAKAVLGIAVGGVAGAVVAGVALRMTDLQPGDTGAFVLFCSAACAAVALLTLALFAVFGAPGQILALFTVTMVGVPLSAGAIPEEELSGAHDTLGKALPARHVVEGVRSLLFFGGHGDRVRLAWLVLGAYAAGAVLVGWAVCRWYDRRGYHRAQEHEFVPRPAAEPAVAVP from the coding sequence TTGCGCGCCAAGACACTGTGGCAACAGCCCAGGACATGGATCGTGGTGCTGATCGGATCCCTGCTCGCGGGCCTCTGCACCGTCAGCTACCTGGGGCCGGCCTCCGATCCCGAGACCCGACTGCACAACCTGCCCCTGGTCCTGGTCAGCGGGGACCGCGGCGCCCCCGGACCCCACGGCACCGTGAACATGGGCGCCGACCTCTCCGACGCCGTCACCCGCGCCGCACGCAAGGACGGACGTGTGCACTGGACCGTGGTCCGCACGCGCGCGGACGCCGGGCACATGCTCGACTCCCAGGAGGCATACGGGGCCCTGGTGGTGCCCTCGGACTTCACCCGCCGAACGCTGGCCCTGCTCGGCACCGGCCCGAGCACCCGGCGCCCGGTGCTCGAACTCGTCGAGCCCCGCGGAGTCAGCGGTGTGGCGGCCTCGACGACGGACAGGCTGATGCGCCTCACCGTGGCGCGGGCCTCCAACCGTCTCGGCGCGCAACTCAAGAAGAAGGCGGCGGCCGACGCCCGGCGCGGTCACACCACCACACCGGCGACGGACGCTCCCGGCGCGGCGGCCGGCACACCTCCCCCGTCCACCGGGACCACCGACACCGCGCCTCCCACCGGAGCCACGGGCACGCCCGGCCCCGGAGCCGGGCACCCCGGCGCCTCCGGGACCGCTCCGGTCACCCGGGCCGGGCCGGTGCCGGCAGGACTGCTGGCCCTGCTCGACGATCCCGTCGGCGTCCGTACCGCCGTACGCCAGCCGCCCTCCGGACCCGTCGGCTCGGCCGCCGGATCCCTCCCGCTGTACATCGCCATCGCGCTGCTCATCTCGGGCCTGGTCCCGGCCACACTGCTCACCATGTTCGTCGACGCCGGGCTCGGATACGTGCCGTTGGAGATCGGCCCCCGTCGCATCGTCCAGCCCCTGATCCGGATCACCCGCTCGTCCACGTTCCTGGCCAAGGCGGTCCTGGGGATCGCGGTGGGAGGTGTGGCGGGCGCCGTAGTCGCCGGAGTGGCGCTGCGGATGACAGACCTTCAGCCCGGTGACACCGGTGCGTTCGTGCTGTTCTGCAGCGCCGCGTGCGCGGCCGTCGCCCTGCTCACCCTGGCCCTCTTCGCCGTGTTCGGGGCACCCGGCCAGATCCTCGCCCTGTTCACGGTGACCATGGTCGGCGTACCACTGTCCGCGGGGGCCATCCCCGAGGAGGAGCTCTCCGGCGCCCACGACACCCTCGGCAAGGCCCTGCCCGCACGCCACGTCGTCGAAGGGGTGCGCTCGCTCCTCTTCTTCGGCGGCCACGGCGACCGGGTCCGGCTGGCCTGGCTGGTGCTGGGCGCCTACGCGGCCGGAGCCGTGCTCGTCGGCTGGGCCGTCTGCCGCTGGTACGACCGCCGCGGCTACCACCGTGCCCAGGAGCACGAGTTCGTGCCCCGCCCGGCGGCCGAGCCCGCCGTGGCGGTGCCGTAG
- a CDS encoding SRPBCC family protein: protein MMNRLWKVEESVLVDAPVAEVYSAVADVRNLGKWSPECFAVWSRGRGAGAGSAFVGFNRKGLFVWFTTCRVTRAERPDEFAFRVTAFGLPVALWGYRFRPEGDVTRVTEYWEDLRTGPGARAAEFLGRVFTGTRPVDRAEVNRSGMRTTLGRIRAALEG from the coding sequence ATGATGAATCGTCTGTGGAAAGTCGAGGAAAGCGTCCTCGTCGACGCGCCTGTGGCGGAGGTGTACTCCGCGGTGGCCGACGTGCGGAACCTGGGGAAGTGGAGCCCGGAGTGCTTTGCCGTGTGGTCCCGGGGCCGGGGCGCCGGCGCGGGCTCCGCGTTCGTCGGCTTCAACCGGAAGGGGCTTTTCGTCTGGTTCACCACCTGCCGGGTGACCCGGGCCGAGCGGCCGGACGAGTTCGCCTTCCGTGTCACGGCGTTCGGGCTCCCCGTGGCCCTGTGGGGGTACCGCTTCCGGCCGGAAGGGGATGTCACCAGGGTCACCGAGTACTGGGAGGACCTGCGCACCGGCCCAGGCGCCCGGGCGGCGGAGTTCCTCGGGCGGGTGTTCACCGGCACGCGTCCCGTCGACCGGGCGGAGGTCAACCGATCCGGCATGCGCACCACGCTCGGCCGGATCAGGGCGGCCCTGGAGGGCTGA
- a CDS encoding TetR/AcrR family transcriptional regulator: MAAGGTASGGQAGGGSRGPRRRDDIFAACLELLADQGYDELTIEGVAQRSGVNKTTIYRWWPSKSELLRDALLHSGSMALELPDSGSLAGDLTDLASQVQELLDDPRTGAVVEAALVGAVRHQAMRELVTHFLEDRLGRHQPVFIRAVERGELPADFDPALLVDAMAGALWIRLLVRRRPAEPGFTEKLISILLNGI; encoded by the coding sequence ATGGCAGCAGGTGGAACCGCCTCCGGCGGGCAGGCGGGCGGAGGGTCGCGCGGCCCCCGGCGCAGGGACGACATCTTCGCCGCCTGCCTCGAACTGCTCGCCGACCAGGGCTACGACGAACTGACCATCGAGGGCGTCGCCCAGCGTTCAGGTGTCAACAAGACGACCATCTACCGCTGGTGGCCGTCGAAGTCGGAGCTGCTGCGCGACGCCCTGCTGCACTCGGGCTCGATGGCCCTGGAGCTCCCGGACTCCGGGAGTCTGGCGGGCGACCTGACCGACCTGGCCTCGCAGGTCCAGGAACTCCTGGACGATCCCCGCACGGGTGCCGTGGTGGAGGCGGCCCTCGTGGGAGCGGTCCGTCATCAGGCGATGCGCGAACTCGTCACGCACTTCCTGGAGGACCGGCTCGGGCGCCACCAGCCGGTCTTCATCCGGGCCGTGGAACGAGGAGAGCTGCCCGCCGACTTCGATCCGGCCCTCCTGGTGGACGCCATGGCGGGCGCGCTGTGGATCCGCCTGCTGGTGCGCCGCCGGCCGGCCGAGCCGGGGTTCACCGAGAAGCTGATCTCGATCCTGCTCAACGGCATCTGA
- a CDS encoding alpha/beta fold hydrolase translates to MLRQHHRPGLWTSGSDDGRPLVLVHGIRLSAHMWTPVVARLTPEFRITACDLPGHGSLRQERFTLEAAVEVIGAAVSEATAATGRRPVVAGTSLGGITALAYGALGPGGAAGLLCHACTLRTNGPLLLPHRGAALLQRLLGEERSYRLNERALRAALPRESFAGIMAGGISRHAFGEVLAELSRWDSLALASRVTTPVVMANGLADPLFRVQERRFLRRVRDAGTPVRLVHVPGPHLLSLTDPDVFAAVVRRGCEVLSAMTGEQPEAAG, encoded by the coding sequence TTGCTGAGGCAGCATCACCGACCGGGTCTGTGGACCTCCGGTTCCGACGACGGCCGCCCCCTCGTACTCGTCCACGGGATCCGCCTGTCCGCCCACATGTGGACTCCCGTCGTGGCCCGGCTGACCCCGGAGTTCCGGATCACGGCCTGCGACCTGCCGGGTCACGGCTCCCTGCGACAGGAGCGGTTCACGCTCGAGGCGGCGGTCGAGGTGATCGGCGCGGCCGTCTCCGAGGCCACCGCCGCGACCGGGCGCAGGCCGGTCGTCGCCGGCACGTCGCTCGGCGGCATCACCGCTCTGGCCTACGGCGCGCTGGGTCCGGGCGGGGCCGCGGGACTGCTGTGCCACGCGTGCACCCTCAGGACGAACGGACCGCTGCTCCTGCCGCACCGTGGCGCAGCCCTGCTCCAGCGCCTGCTGGGCGAGGAGCGGTCGTACCGGCTGAACGAGAGGGCGCTGCGCGCGGCGCTGCCGCGGGAGAGCTTCGCCGGGATCATGGCGGGCGGGATCTCCCGGCACGCCTTCGGCGAGGTCCTCGCGGAGCTCTCCCGGTGGGACTCCCTCGCTCTCGCCTCGCGGGTCACGACGCCGGTGGTCATGGCCAACGGGCTCGCTGACCCGCTGTTCCGCGTCCAGGAGCGCCGGTTCCTGCGCCGGGTGCGGGACGCCGGCACGCCCGTCCGGCTCGTCCATGTCCCCGGCCCGCACCTGCTGTCACTCACCGACCCGGACGTCTTCGCCGCGGTGGTCCGCCGCGGCTGCGAGGTCCTGTCGGCGATGACGGGCGAGCAGCCGGAAGCGGCCGGCTGA